In one window of Leifsonia sp. NPDC080035 DNA:
- a CDS encoding bifunctional copper resistance protein CopD/cytochrome c oxidase assembly protein codes for MSAPTDGAPADRARVDPNDPGAAGDAVFREHELPLPPVSIPALIAVLSVPLAVVAALLAMVFSGAFLTGRALQDPGDMVTYGLPIARTLHDIAATATVGLLAVAAFLAPGQTKRPGMLGWAQSRATRWAGRAGAAWFACALAVIVLTSISVSGVQPGDALFWPTLGTFLFGVELGQSLVVSAAAVLTAAVLAVLARRITTAGIAFGFALFALLPLALSGHAAGSSEHANAVNSLAVHLVGVTLWAGGLLGLLLLRSTMKRGFASAVARYSTMAGWAFAAVAFSGIVNASLRLASPADLLKPYGILIVVKAAILVLLGIGGALQRRRVIPRLRRDPADRRAFALFATAEIVFMAVAVGVSVGLSRSAPPVSQQPLTGDEAREGLLGFPYPPAVTVERMFTVVHLDWVWLALAAVLAGLYVWAFVRLRRRGDPWPVRRLVAWLAGCVALVWLTSGGAAVYGLVHFSTHMVQHMGLMMLAPPLFVLGGPVLLALRVLPARQDGSRGMREWLLLLTHSGYLRFLSRPVVAGVIFAGSLVAFYFTPAFESAMFSHQWHVLMCVHFLLSGYLFFWVFIGIDPGPPRPAFPILFIVMLATLAFHAFFGVALMESGSVLAADWYHALGQRDDAALLADQHVGGGVAWGASELPMVLVALLVVARWVSSDERAARRLDRQAERDGDAELRAYNERLARLNRER; via the coding sequence GTGAGCGCGCCGACGGACGGCGCCCCCGCCGACCGCGCCCGGGTCGACCCGAACGATCCGGGCGCCGCCGGGGACGCGGTGTTCCGGGAGCACGAGCTCCCGCTTCCGCCCGTCAGCATCCCTGCCCTCATCGCCGTGCTGTCGGTCCCGCTCGCCGTCGTCGCCGCGCTGCTCGCCATGGTCTTCTCCGGCGCCTTCCTCACCGGGCGCGCCCTGCAGGACCCGGGCGACATGGTGACCTACGGCCTCCCGATCGCGCGCACCCTGCACGACATCGCGGCCACCGCGACGGTCGGCCTCCTGGCGGTCGCCGCATTCCTCGCTCCCGGCCAGACGAAGCGGCCGGGGATGCTCGGCTGGGCGCAGTCCAGGGCGACCCGTTGGGCGGGTCGGGCAGGCGCGGCGTGGTTCGCCTGCGCGCTGGCCGTGATCGTGCTGACCAGCATCAGCGTCTCCGGCGTCCAGCCGGGGGATGCGCTGTTCTGGCCGACGCTCGGGACGTTCCTGTTCGGCGTGGAGCTCGGGCAGTCGCTTGTCGTCTCGGCCGCCGCCGTGCTGACCGCGGCGGTGCTCGCCGTGCTCGCCCGGCGGATCACGACGGCCGGCATCGCATTCGGCTTCGCCCTCTTCGCCCTGCTGCCGCTCGCGCTGTCCGGGCACGCCGCGGGGTCGTCCGAGCACGCCAATGCGGTGAACAGCCTCGCCGTCCACCTGGTCGGCGTGACGCTCTGGGCGGGCGGCCTGCTCGGGCTCCTCCTGCTGCGCTCCACGATGAAACGCGGCTTCGCCTCGGCGGTCGCGCGGTACTCGACGATGGCGGGCTGGGCCTTCGCCGCCGTCGCGTTCTCCGGCATCGTCAACGCGTCGCTGCGCCTGGCGTCCCCCGCCGATCTGCTGAAGCCGTACGGGATCCTCATCGTGGTGAAGGCGGCCATCCTCGTGCTGCTCGGGATCGGGGGTGCGCTGCAGCGCAGACGCGTCATCCCCCGGCTGCGGCGCGACCCGGCCGACCGGCGGGCGTTCGCCCTCTTCGCGACGGCGGAGATCGTGTTCATGGCGGTCGCGGTCGGCGTCTCCGTCGGGCTGTCGCGCAGCGCTCCGCCCGTGTCCCAGCAGCCGCTCACCGGCGACGAGGCGCGCGAGGGCCTGCTCGGCTTCCCGTACCCGCCTGCGGTGACCGTCGAGCGGATGTTCACCGTCGTCCACCTGGACTGGGTGTGGCTCGCCCTCGCGGCGGTGCTCGCCGGGCTGTACGTGTGGGCGTTCGTCCGGCTGCGCCGTCGCGGCGACCCGTGGCCGGTGCGCCGCCTCGTCGCCTGGCTCGCCGGCTGCGTCGCGCTCGTCTGGCTGACGAGCGGGGGAGCGGCGGTCTACGGCCTCGTCCACTTCAGCACCCACATGGTGCAGCACATGGGGCTGATGATGCTCGCGCCTCCGCTGTTCGTGCTCGGCGGGCCGGTGCTGCTCGCGCTGCGCGTGCTCCCGGCGCGGCAGGACGGGAGCAGGGGGATGCGGGAGTGGCTGCTCCTGCTGACCCACTCCGGCTACCTGCGCTTCCTCTCCCGCCCGGTCGTCGCCGGCGTGATCTTCGCGGGCAGCCTCGTGGCGTTCTACTTCACCCCCGCGTTCGAGTCGGCGATGTTCAGCCACCAGTGGCATGTGCTGATGTGCGTGCACTTCCTGCTGAGCGGGTACTTGTTCTTCTGGGTGTTCATCGGGATCGATCCCGGTCCTCCGCGTCCGGCGTTCCCGATCCTGTTCATCGTGATGCTGGCGACGCTGGCGTTCCACGCCTTCTTCGGGGTGGCGCTGATGGAGAGCGGCAGCGTCCTGGCGGCGGACTGGTACCACGCGCTCGGGCAACGGGACGACGCGGCCCTGCTCGCGGACCAGCACGTCGGCGGCGGTGTCGCCTGGGGTGCGTCCGAGCTGCCGATGGTGCTCGTCGCGCTCCTCGTGGTCGCGCGCTGGGTGTCGTCGGACGAGCGCGCGGCCCGGCGGCTCGACCGCCAGGCGGAGCGCGACGGCGACGCGGAGCTGCGTGCGTACAACGAGCGGCTCGCCCGGCTGAACCGGGAGCGCTGA
- a CDS encoding copper resistance CopC family protein translates to MTAAARAARPARSRRKAAAAVAGAFVAAALTFAPATAASAHDYLVESSPAAGSVQTAPLDRVSLTFNDRVLDLSGDGSSALIQVTSGGRHYETGCASIKDRTVSAPVALGPDGAYTVEWQIVSADGHTVSTSIGFDYRAPAGASRGEGTAERPSCGAAKQEARDGSGPASTSSPGAGAGAGDAVGLVVGIAVGIVALAAVGVVLVLVTARRTRRGDSQRPSRDEDDE, encoded by the coding sequence GTGACGGCGGCCGCGCGGGCGGCACGCCCGGCGCGGTCACGGAGGAAGGCGGCCGCTGCGGTCGCGGGTGCGTTCGTCGCCGCTGCGCTGACGTTCGCCCCCGCGACCGCGGCGAGCGCCCACGACTACCTCGTGGAGAGCTCCCCGGCCGCAGGCTCCGTCCAGACCGCGCCCCTCGACCGGGTCAGCCTCACCTTCAACGACCGCGTGCTCGATCTGAGCGGCGACGGCTCGTCCGCGCTCATCCAGGTGACCTCGGGCGGCCGGCACTACGAGACGGGATGCGCGAGCATCAAGGACCGGACCGTCTCCGCCCCGGTCGCCCTCGGGCCCGACGGCGCATACACCGTCGAGTGGCAGATCGTGTCGGCGGACGGCCACACCGTCTCCACGTCGATCGGCTTCGACTACCGCGCGCCGGCCGGCGCGTCCCGCGGCGAAGGCACCGCCGAGCGTCCGTCCTGCGGGGCCGCGAAGCAGGAGGCGCGGGACGGATCCGGCCCGGCATCCACCTCGTCTCCCGGGGCGGGGGCCGGCGCCGGTGACGCGGTCGGCCTTGTCGTCGGCATCGCCGTCGGGATCGTGGCGCTCGCCGCGGTCGGCGTCGTGCTGGTGCTCGTGACCGCACGCCGGACCCGCCGGGGCGACTCGCAGCGTCCCTCCCGCGACGAGGACGACGAGTGA
- a CDS encoding YcnI family protein yields the protein MNTRSLWRAGAAAVAAVALALAAPLAASAHVHVDPDKAAVGGYSTLTFTVPTESATAGTVKLVVDLPTDTPLSSVSYQPLAGWTTQVITEKLPKPVKTDTGTITEAPLRVVWTADSGVQIAPGQFQQFVISAGAMPDTGSILLPTHQYYSDGTVVDWDQKTPASGAEPEHPAPTVYITDAPPVGEDATAPSVAAAPEAPATATAASPADTAVAIGLGIGGLALGAIALVVAVFAATRRGRAARGSGK from the coding sequence ATGAACACGCGTTCCCTCTGGCGCGCCGGCGCCGCCGCCGTCGCGGCCGTCGCCCTCGCGCTCGCTGCCCCGCTGGCCGCCAGCGCCCACGTGCACGTCGACCCCGACAAGGCGGCCGTCGGCGGCTACTCCACCCTGACCTTCACGGTCCCGACCGAGTCGGCCACGGCCGGCACCGTCAAGCTCGTTGTGGACCTGCCCACCGACACCCCGCTCAGTTCCGTCTCCTACCAGCCGCTGGCGGGATGGACGACCCAGGTGATCACCGAGAAGCTGCCGAAGCCGGTGAAGACCGACACCGGCACGATCACCGAGGCGCCCCTCCGGGTCGTCTGGACGGCCGACTCCGGCGTGCAGATCGCGCCCGGCCAGTTCCAGCAGTTCGTGATCTCGGCGGGCGCGATGCCGGACACCGGCAGCATCCTGCTGCCCACGCACCAGTACTACTCGGACGGCACCGTCGTCGACTGGGACCAGAAGACGCCCGCGTCCGGAGCGGAGCCCGAGCACCCGGCGCCGACGGTCTACATCACCGATGCGCCTCCGGTCGGGGAGGATGCGACGGCGCCGAGCGTCGCCGCCGCCCCGGAGGCCCCGGCGACGGCGACCGCGGCGTCTCCGGCCGACACGGCGGTCGCCATCGGTCTCGGCATCGGCGGCCTCGCGCTCGGCGCGATCGCCCTCGTCGTCGCGGTCTTCGCCGCGACGCGCCGCGGCCGCGCGGCGCGGGGTTCGGGCAAGTGA
- a CDS encoding APC family permease, giving the protein MTHTNSPAATETHGNAQKHELQADGVSAAGSIVMAVAGSAPAYSIAATTAILVGAAGLGAPGVLLWCGIPMLGIAWAFLYLGRIDVNAGAAYSWVARALHPILGFLSGWALVISATIFMVAGALPAGAMTVSLFAPDQADNTILITAIGAVWFLVMAACVLFGVHITARAQWIMSLIEVAILVVFAVLMIVRAATTSHAGPSFSGDWLGFSHLAGPGVFVTAALTAAFYFWGWDVSANLNEETKNGHKSAGSAGIIGVLIVFLLFVLFTIGTLTMLPSKTIESNQANILVPLGQAVWPGLGGKILIVAVALSTIATLETTLVQVTRTLFAMGRDNTLPKAFGRIHPRWRTPAFATLVVVGVSVVLFLGSTLIGSVGDVMSNAISSIGVQITFYYALAGVAVIVAYRKVLFASVRNFFLIFLWPLVGAIFMACMFGFSIPNNDPIVNILGVGLIVVGLIPVAIYYRRARGYYTRRPLELPDELDEKAPPGIDDRDPAASDPRS; this is encoded by the coding sequence ATGACGCACACGAATTCCCCGGCGGCGACTGAAACGCACGGGAACGCACAGAAGCACGAGCTCCAGGCGGACGGGGTGAGCGCCGCCGGTTCCATCGTGATGGCGGTGGCCGGGTCCGCCCCCGCGTACTCGATCGCCGCGACGACGGCCATCCTCGTCGGGGCCGCCGGCCTCGGCGCCCCCGGTGTGCTGCTCTGGTGCGGCATCCCCATGCTCGGCATCGCGTGGGCGTTCCTCTACCTCGGCCGGATCGACGTCAACGCCGGCGCCGCGTACTCCTGGGTCGCGCGGGCGCTGCATCCCATCCTCGGCTTCCTCTCCGGCTGGGCGCTCGTGATCTCAGCCACGATCTTCATGGTCGCGGGTGCTCTGCCCGCCGGCGCGATGACCGTGTCGCTGTTCGCGCCGGACCAGGCGGACAACACCATCCTCATCACGGCCATCGGAGCGGTCTGGTTCCTGGTGATGGCGGCGTGCGTGCTGTTCGGCGTGCACATCACCGCGCGGGCGCAGTGGATCATGTCGCTGATCGAGGTGGCGATCCTCGTCGTGTTCGCCGTGCTGATGATCGTGCGGGCGGCGACGACGAGCCACGCCGGTCCCAGCTTCTCGGGGGACTGGCTCGGCTTCTCCCACCTCGCCGGCCCCGGAGTGTTCGTCACGGCCGCCCTGACCGCGGCGTTCTACTTCTGGGGCTGGGACGTGTCGGCGAACCTCAACGAGGAGACCAAGAACGGCCACAAGTCCGCGGGCTCCGCCGGCATCATCGGCGTGCTCATCGTCTTCCTGCTGTTCGTGCTGTTCACGATCGGGACGCTGACGATGCTGCCGTCGAAGACCATCGAGAGCAACCAGGCGAACATCCTGGTGCCGCTCGGTCAAGCGGTCTGGCCGGGGCTCGGCGGCAAGATCCTGATCGTCGCCGTCGCCCTCTCCACCATCGCCACGCTGGAGACGACGCTGGTGCAGGTCACGCGGACGCTGTTCGCGATGGGACGCGACAACACCCTCCCGAAGGCGTTCGGCCGCATCCACCCGCGGTGGCGGACGCCGGCGTTTGCCACGCTGGTGGTCGTCGGGGTCTCGGTGGTGCTGTTCCTCGGGTCGACGCTCATCGGCAGCGTCGGCGACGTGATGAGCAACGCCATCAGCTCGATCGGCGTGCAGATCACGTTCTACTACGCGCTGGCGGGCGTCGCGGTGATCGTGGCCTACCGCAAGGTGCTCTTCGCCTCGGTGCGCAACTTCTTCCTGATCTTCCTCTGGCCGCTCGTCGGGGCGATCTTCATGGCCTGCATGTTCGGGTTCTCCATCCCGAACAACGACCCGATCGTCAACATCCTGGGCGTCGGGCTGATCGTGGTGGGACTGATCCCGGTCGCCATCTACTACCGCAGGGCCCGCGGCTACTACACACGGCGCCCGCTCGAGCTCCCCGACGAGCTCGACGAGAAGGCGCCTCCCGGCATCGACGACCGCGACCCGGCGGCGTCTGACCCGCGCAGCTGA
- a CDS encoding methyltransferase, with the protein MFPYERLRRRPDVEAPNLFASDAADRYLADTAGDAVLAPGLVVIGDGYGALTLAAAARGARGIRVHQDPLTGEQALDANARELGLTGAYEHRALDADLIAGARTVLLRLPRSLDALEEIAALIAEHAHPAVVVYAGGMLKHMTTAMNAVLGEVFGSVTASLARQKARILTASEPRPAAATALDRWPERALDEETGLWVCAHGAAFAGASVDIGTRLLLSVLDDAVPEARTAIDLGCGTGVLASALATGRPALQVIATDQSAAAVASARATAAANGVADRVRVVRDDGLAGRPDASADLILLNPPFHIGGAVHTGIAHRLFADAARVLSPGGELWTVWNSHLGYRPALERTVGPTRQIARNAKFTVTASRRR; encoded by the coding sequence GTGTTCCCGTACGAGCGCCTCCGCCGCCGACCCGACGTGGAGGCGCCCAACCTCTTCGCTTCGGACGCCGCCGACCGCTACCTCGCCGACACGGCGGGCGACGCCGTCCTCGCGCCGGGGCTCGTCGTCATCGGCGACGGCTACGGAGCGCTGACGCTGGCCGCCGCCGCCCGCGGCGCCCGCGGCATCCGGGTGCACCAGGATCCGCTCACCGGCGAACAGGCGCTGGACGCCAACGCCCGCGAGCTCGGCCTGACCGGGGCCTATGAGCACCGAGCCCTGGACGCCGACCTCATCGCCGGCGCGCGGACCGTGCTGCTCCGGCTGCCGCGCAGCCTGGACGCGCTCGAGGAGATCGCCGCGCTGATCGCCGAGCACGCGCATCCAGCTGTCGTCGTCTACGCCGGCGGCATGCTGAAGCACATGACGACCGCCATGAACGCGGTTCTCGGGGAGGTCTTCGGGTCGGTGACCGCGTCACTCGCCCGGCAGAAGGCGCGCATCCTCACGGCGAGCGAGCCACGCCCCGCGGCGGCGACCGCCCTCGACCGCTGGCCCGAGCGCGCGCTCGACGAGGAGACGGGACTCTGGGTCTGCGCCCACGGCGCCGCCTTCGCCGGCGCGTCCGTCGACATCGGGACGCGCCTGCTGCTCTCCGTGCTGGACGACGCGGTCCCGGAAGCGCGCACGGCGATCGACCTCGGTTGCGGGACGGGCGTGCTGGCATCGGCGCTGGCGACCGGCCGGCCCGCGCTGCAGGTGATCGCAACGGACCAGTCGGCGGCCGCCGTCGCCTCGGCCCGTGCGACCGCCGCGGCGAACGGCGTCGCCGACCGGGTGAGGGTGGTCCGCGACGACGGGCTCGCCGGCCGTCCGGACGCGTCGGCCGACCTCATCCTGCTCAACCCGCCGTTCCACATCGGCGGCGCCGTTCACACCGGGATCGCGCACCGGCTCTTCGCCGACGCGGCCCGCGTCCTCTCCCCCGGAGGCGAGCTGTGGACGGTCTGGAACTCGCACCTCGGCTACCGGCCGGCCCTCGAGCGCACCGTCGGGCCGACACGGCAGATCGCACGCAACGCGAAGTTCACGGTCACCGCGTCCCGTCGCCGCTGA
- a CDS encoding APC family permease, producing the protein MTTTDLPAPSSQPRLRRALGPTALVLFGLTYLAPVTVFTTYGIVTKSTDNHLPSAYVVALVAMLFTALSYGAMARRYPVSGSAYTYTQQAFGGHVGFLTGWTLMLDYLFLPMINFLLIGIYLNTQFPDVPQWVFALAALLLVLVFNVLGITLVNRLNIAIVALSVLLVVVFAVLAIKELVTNPSAETPSLIEPFLPGEGGLGPVFAGAAVLALSFLGFDAVSTLAEEAKNPKRDIPRAILLTTLIGGAIFIVVSWLGALVFPDWHAFGDVDSAGVDLMAKVGGTFLTSFFVAVYVVGAFGSGMTTQVSVSRIIYAMGRDRVLPGIFGRLHPRFRTPWVAAIAVSIVSLLALVLTLDVAATMISFGALAAFSMVNLSVIRTHLFPRGGRDAASAGEWFRYGVLPAIGFLLTVWLWTSLTATTFVVGLSWMLLGAVYLAVLTRGFRRRPPVMDFSEKDTEPEPAGA; encoded by the coding sequence ATGACCACGACCGACCTGCCCGCCCCCTCCTCGCAGCCGCGGCTCAGACGCGCACTCGGACCGACGGCTCTCGTGCTGTTCGGCCTGACCTACCTCGCCCCCGTCACGGTGTTCACGACCTACGGCATCGTGACCAAGTCGACGGACAACCACCTGCCGTCCGCCTACGTCGTCGCTCTGGTCGCCATGCTCTTCACGGCGCTCAGCTACGGCGCGATGGCGCGGCGCTATCCCGTATCCGGCTCCGCGTACACCTACACGCAGCAGGCGTTCGGCGGCCACGTCGGATTCCTCACCGGGTGGACGCTGATGCTCGACTACCTGTTCCTGCCGATGATCAACTTCCTCCTGATCGGCATCTACCTGAACACCCAGTTCCCGGACGTGCCGCAGTGGGTCTTCGCGCTGGCGGCGCTGCTGCTCGTGCTGGTGTTCAACGTGCTCGGAATCACCCTGGTCAACAGGCTCAACATCGCGATCGTCGCGCTGTCCGTGCTGCTGGTCGTGGTGTTCGCCGTGCTCGCGATCAAGGAGCTGGTCACCAACCCGTCCGCCGAGACGCCGAGCCTCATCGAGCCGTTCCTGCCCGGCGAGGGCGGCCTCGGTCCGGTCTTCGCGGGCGCCGCGGTGCTCGCCCTCTCGTTCCTCGGCTTCGACGCGGTCTCCACCCTCGCGGAGGAGGCGAAGAACCCGAAGCGCGACATCCCGCGCGCCATCCTGCTCACCACACTCATCGGCGGCGCGATCTTCATCGTCGTCTCCTGGCTCGGCGCGCTGGTCTTCCCCGACTGGCACGCGTTCGGCGACGTCGACTCCGCCGGAGTCGACCTGATGGCCAAGGTGGGCGGCACCTTCCTCACCTCGTTCTTCGTCGCCGTCTACGTGGTCGGCGCGTTCGGCTCCGGTATGACGACCCAGGTGAGCGTGTCCCGCATCATCTACGCGATGGGACGCGACCGCGTGCTGCCCGGGATCTTCGGCAGACTGCACCCACGGTTCCGGACGCCGTGGGTCGCCGCGATCGCGGTGTCCATCGTGTCGCTGCTCGCGCTCGTCCTCACTCTGGACGTCGCGGCGACGATGATCTCTTTCGGCGCGCTGGCCGCGTTCTCCATGGTCAACCTCTCGGTGATCCGCACCCATCTCTTCCCGAGGGGCGGCAGGGACGCGGCGTCCGCCGGCGAGTGGTTCCGCTACGGCGTGCTGCCGGCGATCGGCTTCCTGCTGACCGTGTGGCTGTGGACGTCGCTGACGGCGACCACGTTCGTCGTCGGCCTCTCCTGGATGCTCCTCGGTGCGGTCTACCTCGCCGTTCTGACCCGTGGCTTCCGTCGCCGCCCGCCGGTGATGGACTTCTCCGAGAAGGACACCGAACCCGAGCCCGCCGGCGCCTGA
- a CDS encoding amidohydrolase codes for MGDTVFVNGTIIGGYGADAPGHAAAAIRDGRLVATGPEAEALRAAADEVVDLGGGILAPAFGDGHAHPLQGGLEKLGPQVRSCGSVEEVVACVRDWAQAHPEQEWIYGGSYDATLAPEGLFDARWLDAAVPDRPVVLRAWDYHTVWVNSEALRRAGIDAGTPEPPLGRIPRRDDGSPLGILQEPGAVDLLLPVEPGRSHEERVEALRLATAEYAALGIAWIQDAWVEPAEVEAYLDASARGLLSTRVNLALRADPLRWRDQLDGFTESRRRVQDNADPLLTAGTVKVFVDGVVENHTAAMLADYTDTPGDRGMPNWDADELAEAAVAFDRLGFQLHLHAIGDAACRTALDVFEAVERRNGPRDRRPVIAHVQVVDPADLPRFERLGVIANFEPLWAQLDPMMVALTLPRLGPEREELQYPIRTLLRDAKVSFGSDWPVSDNDWRPGVATAVTRQTAERVPAAGWTPAERIPLADALEAYSSGVAHQAFADADPAERDLVWLDRDPRSVDAHELREIRVLGTWVAGVRRA; via the coding sequence ATGGGCGACACCGTCTTCGTCAACGGGACCATCATCGGCGGCTACGGCGCGGACGCGCCCGGGCACGCGGCGGCGGCGATCCGGGACGGACGGCTCGTCGCCACCGGTCCCGAGGCGGAGGCGCTGCGGGCGGCCGCGGACGAGGTGGTCGACCTGGGCGGCGGCATCCTGGCCCCGGCGTTCGGCGACGGGCACGCGCATCCCCTGCAGGGCGGGCTCGAGAAGCTGGGACCGCAGGTGCGCTCGTGCGGCAGCGTCGAGGAGGTCGTCGCGTGCGTGCGCGACTGGGCGCAGGCGCATCCCGAGCAGGAGTGGATCTACGGCGGCAGCTACGACGCGACCCTCGCACCGGAGGGGCTGTTCGACGCCCGCTGGCTCGACGCGGCGGTCCCCGACCGTCCGGTCGTCCTGCGTGCCTGGGACTACCACACGGTGTGGGTGAACTCGGAGGCGCTCCGCCGCGCCGGGATCGACGCCGGCACCCCCGAGCCGCCGCTCGGCCGCATCCCGCGTCGCGACGACGGCAGCCCGCTCGGCATCCTCCAGGAGCCCGGCGCCGTCGACCTCCTGCTGCCCGTCGAGCCCGGTCGCAGCCACGAGGAGCGCGTGGAGGCGCTGCGCCTGGCGACCGCCGAGTACGCCGCACTCGGCATCGCCTGGATCCAGGACGCCTGGGTCGAGCCCGCGGAGGTCGAGGCATACCTGGACGCGTCCGCACGCGGCCTGCTCTCCACCCGCGTCAACCTGGCCCTCCGCGCCGACCCGCTGCGCTGGCGCGACCAGCTCGACGGCTTCACCGAGTCCCGTCGCCGCGTACAGGACAATGCCGACCCGCTGCTCACGGCGGGAACGGTCAAGGTGTTCGTCGACGGTGTCGTCGAGAATCACACGGCCGCGATGCTCGCCGACTACACCGACACCCCCGGCGACCGCGGGATGCCGAACTGGGATGCGGACGAGCTGGCCGAGGCCGCCGTCGCGTTCGACCGCCTCGGCTTCCAGCTGCACCTGCACGCCATCGGCGACGCGGCCTGCCGCACGGCGCTCGACGTGTTCGAGGCCGTCGAGCGGCGCAACGGCCCGCGCGACCGGCGCCCGGTCATCGCCCACGTCCAGGTGGTCGACCCCGCCGACCTGCCGCGGTTCGAGCGGCTCGGCGTGATCGCCAACTTCGAGCCGCTCTGGGCGCAGCTCGACCCGATGATGGTCGCCCTCACGCTGCCGCGGCTCGGCCCGGAGCGCGAGGAGCTGCAGTACCCGATCCGCACGCTGCTGCGCGACGCGAAGGTGTCGTTCGGCAGCGACTGGCCGGTCAGCGACAACGACTGGCGCCCGGGCGTCGCCACCGCCGTCACCCGGCAGACCGCCGAGCGGGTGCCCGCGGCCGGATGGACGCCCGCCGAGCGCATCCCGCTCGCCGACGCACTGGAGGCCTACTCCTCCGGCGTCGCCCACCAGGCCTTCGCCGACGCCGACCCGGCCGAACGCGACCTGGTCTGGCTGGACCGCGACCCGCGGTCCGTCGACGCGCACGAACTGCGCGAGATCCGGGTGCTCGGCACCTGGGTCGCCGGGGTGCGCCGCGCCTGA
- a CDS encoding TetR/AcrR family transcriptional regulator C-terminal domain-containing protein — MPERKSSAGIDRPARRAGRPKTTVLTREMIADAALRLLDTSGADGFTMSRLAQALRVRPSALYNHVDGKEDVIAGVRELISDRIDVSAFADQPWDEAVRQWAYSYRVAFATHPPTIALLATLPLSGARRTMRMYDTVVAAMVRAGWPEPEVLPTIVAVESFILGSALDAVAPGDMFDPSGAEDEVPAFASAYAARIAAAGAAPPADGAFAVGLNALLAGLRVRFAELTSR; from the coding sequence GTGCCCGAACGGAAGAGCAGCGCCGGAATCGACCGGCCGGCGCGGCGGGCCGGCCGGCCCAAGACGACCGTTCTCACCCGCGAGATGATCGCGGACGCCGCACTTCGGCTGCTCGATACGAGCGGCGCGGACGGCTTCACGATGTCCCGGCTCGCGCAGGCGTTGCGGGTGCGACCGAGCGCCCTCTACAACCACGTCGACGGCAAGGAGGACGTGATCGCGGGCGTGCGCGAGCTCATCAGCGACCGCATCGACGTCAGCGCGTTCGCCGACCAGCCGTGGGACGAGGCGGTGCGGCAGTGGGCGTATTCCTACCGGGTCGCGTTCGCCACGCATCCGCCCACGATCGCCCTGCTCGCCACCCTGCCGCTCAGCGGCGCCCGGCGGACGATGCGCATGTACGACACGGTGGTCGCAGCGATGGTGCGGGCGGGCTGGCCGGAGCCGGAGGTGCTGCCGACGATCGTCGCGGTGGAGTCGTTCATCCTGGGGTCGGCGCTGGACGCGGTCGCCCCCGGCGACATGTTCGACCCGTCCGGCGCCGAGGACGAGGTGCCCGCGTTCGCGTCGGCCTACGCGGCGCGCATCGCCGCGGCAGGCGCGGCGCCCCCCGCCGACGGCGCGTTCGCCGTGGGCCTGAACGCGCTGCTCGCGGGCCTGCGCGTGCGGTTCGCGGAGCTCACCAGCCGCTGA